A genomic segment from Carassius auratus strain Wakin chromosome 25, ASM336829v1, whole genome shotgun sequence encodes:
- the LOC113043866 gene encoding C-C motif chemokine 5 — protein sequence MKTFMKISSLFLTLYCVLQLTSAGTMSVDLANSICCFNETSRIPLKQLQSYFWTSSICPLKHVVFVTIKKKQFCANPASAWVKRAIEHVDNNQASNSAK from the exons ATGAAGACCTTCATGAAGATTTCATCACTATTTCTGACGCTGTACTGTGTTCTGCAGCTTACCTCAGCTG GCACAATGTCGGTTGACTTGGCAAACAGTATCTGTTGCTTTAATGAAACCAGTCGAATACCTCTGAAACAGCTGCAGTCTTATTTCTGGACAAGTAGTATTTGCCCCCTCAAACACGTTGT GTTCGTAACAATTAAGAAGAAACAATTCTGTGCAAACCCTGCGAGTGCCTGGGTCAAGCGGGCCATAGAGCACGTAGACAATAATCAGGCTTCAAATTCAGCAAAATGA
- the LOC113042817 gene encoding C-C motif chemokine 4-like, whose product MRILMSLLLLVLFCSIQLTSSAPHALETESSCCFQFYNKIIPLKRVVSFYRTGSNCPRPAIVFRTAAGREFCLDPYNSWVNSHIAEVNSRTTAATSKTLSTTV is encoded by the exons ATGAGGATCCTGATGTCTCTGTTGCTGCTGGTGCTGTTCTGCTCTATTCAGCTGACTTCAAGTG CTCCTCATGCACTTGAAACAGAATCATCATGCTGTTTCCAATTCTATAATAAGATAATTCCTTTGAAACGGGTGGTGTCTTTTTACCGGACCGGAAGCAACTGTCCCAGACCAGCTATTGT GTTTCGAACAGCTGCTGGAAGGGAGTTCTGTTTAGATCCATACAACAGCTGGGTGAACAGCCATATTGCGGAAGTGAACAGCAGAACAACAGCAGCTACATCAAAGACTCTAAGCACTACAGTATAA